A single genomic interval of Bradyrhizobium japonicum USDA 6 harbors:
- a CDS encoding ABC transporter substrate-binding protein has product MSKPAAAHAAFLLKSLNRRVKSRAAVIAIAMSGLSIADPVHAEGASAGKPQSGGTIRYGHFQEPPCLYGGWVQQWYLQRQFSDNLVARAEDGRILPWLATAWTISDDRKTYTFQIKPDVKFTDGTSLDAQAVVDNINGWLSDSPELENPTAGPYLRGIFESAAVADPLTFKITLKTPFEPLLNVFAQSSQGILSPTALKRGKAVNCESPVGSGPFIVEKWNRGRNVIFRRNPNYNSAPATAKHQGPAYVEGIEWRFLADPTIRYGSLLTGESDVVYHIPAVNWQDANSRFKIVRHLTGGTPLRLALFSERPPFDDVRVRQAFAYASDRRAAVQAAFLGSLPYEGNFALSQSSPEYVSELSKSYSYDIEKANKLLDEAGWAERDANGIRSKNGKALIIRITYTNAFSPPDGDQVLQIIQQQAKAAGFDVRLQPTNQADFWAGKNLGPNDYEVVPLYWVAPGAEIYRISYKPDLNGVRNPFNPSRYQDLPLWDIIQKAEQAGDKAQRTALYQQAERRIIENAPSLSYTVLDVTLALADNVKDIWLDSGSVGEPVFSDAYFTDKK; this is encoded by the coding sequence ATGTCCAAGCCGGCTGCCGCTCATGCGGCGTTTCTTCTCAAAAGTCTGAATCGTCGTGTGAAGTCTCGCGCCGCAGTCATCGCCATCGCGATGTCTGGCCTTTCGATTGCGGATCCGGTGCACGCGGAGGGCGCTTCGGCTGGCAAGCCGCAATCGGGTGGGACTATCCGGTACGGACACTTCCAGGAGCCGCCGTGCCTCTATGGTGGTTGGGTGCAGCAGTGGTACCTTCAGCGTCAATTCAGCGACAATCTGGTCGCCAGGGCTGAAGACGGAAGGATCCTGCCTTGGCTTGCGACCGCCTGGACCATCTCGGATGACCGCAAAACTTACACCTTCCAGATCAAGCCCGATGTCAAATTCACGGACGGGACGTCTCTGGACGCCCAGGCGGTCGTCGATAATATCAATGGATGGCTGAGCGACAGTCCGGAGCTCGAGAACCCCACAGCCGGTCCTTATCTCAGGGGCATCTTCGAGTCCGCGGCGGTTGCCGACCCGCTGACGTTCAAAATCACGTTGAAGACGCCGTTCGAGCCGCTGCTGAATGTCTTTGCGCAGTCCTCGCAAGGCATCTTGTCGCCGACGGCGCTTAAGCGTGGCAAGGCCGTGAACTGCGAAAGCCCAGTTGGTTCGGGTCCGTTCATCGTAGAGAAATGGAACCGCGGCAGGAACGTCATATTCCGTCGAAACCCAAACTATAATTCGGCGCCGGCCACTGCCAAGCATCAAGGCCCAGCCTATGTCGAAGGAATTGAGTGGCGTTTTCTCGCTGACCCCACGATACGCTACGGCTCACTTCTGACCGGCGAATCCGACGTTGTCTATCATATCCCTGCCGTCAACTGGCAGGATGCCAATTCCCGGTTCAAGATCGTGCGCCACCTCACGGGTGGAACGCCGCTTCGGCTTGCGTTGTTCTCCGAGAGACCGCCGTTCGACGACGTGCGTGTCCGGCAGGCTTTTGCTTACGCCTCGGACCGACGTGCTGCCGTGCAAGCGGCGTTTCTTGGCTCACTGCCCTATGAGGGCAATTTCGCTTTGAGCCAAAGCTCGCCGGAATATGTCAGCGAGCTCTCAAAATCCTATTCCTATGACATCGAGAAGGCGAACAAGCTGCTCGATGAGGCTGGCTGGGCGGAGCGCGATGCAAACGGCATTCGCAGCAAGAACGGCAAAGCGCTGATCATACGCATCACCTACACCAATGCCTTTTCGCCTCCCGACGGCGATCAGGTCCTGCAGATCATCCAGCAGCAAGCGAAGGCCGCAGGGTTCGACGTGCGGCTCCAGCCGACCAACCAGGCTGATTTCTGGGCAGGAAAGAATCTTGGTCCAAATGACTATGAGGTCGTTCCACTGTATTGGGTTGCGCCTGGCGCCGAGATCTATCGTATTTCGTACAAGCCTGACCTGAATGGTGTCCGCAATCCCTTCAATCCATCCCGCTATCAGGATCTGCCCCTGTGGGACATCATTCAGAAGGCTGAACAGGCTGGTGACAAGGCGCAACGCACCGCGCTTTATCAGCAGGCGGAACGGCGGATTATCGAGAACGCGCCGTCCCTGAGCTACACGGTTTTGGACGTCACCCTCGCTTTAGCCGATAATGTGAAAGACATCTGGCTCGACAGCGGGTCGGTGGGCGAGCCCGTTTTCTCGGACGCATATTTCACCGACAAGAAATGA
- a CDS encoding NtaA/DmoA family FMN-dependent monooxygenase (This protein belongs to a clade of FMN-dependent monooxygenases, within a broader family of flavin-dependent oxidoreductases, the luciferase-like monooxygenase (LMM) family, some of whose members use coenzyme F420 rather than FMN.), which translates to MHLYTNRMCRVMTSVLERELHLGLNLHGAGGHTAAWRWPGNSPGAFYDIEHYVRAAKHAERGKLDAVFLADTPALDPAIDKHPPLNGIEPTITLASIARETKFVGLIGSASTTYNEPYNLARRFQSLDVVSGGRAAWNAVTTSNVYTARSFGGDELSRDDRYRRAEEFVEAVRTLWHGWGEGAIILDQAAGRFGDPSRLRTTRHAGEFFDISGPLTHPGSRQGQPVIFQAGGSDQGLQFAARSADAVFSSTGDLEIALREADRLRSFASQHGRRAPLVLPGIVTFVGGTEEEAIKRKAELDDLINFDVALDALASRFGFPAERLKINEPIDLSLLPGHADAAFSIGQHRTVEALVRSGKTVRQIIVEAPAYGHRVLVGSPEQIAACFEEWFRAGAIDGFNVIPDVLSDGTPAFVDHVVPVLQRRGLFRSDYRGETLREHLGIPLQGERTDQVSAA; encoded by the coding sequence GTGCACCTCTACACGAACCGCATGTGCCGCGTGATGACGTCAGTGCTTGAACGTGAGCTTCACCTTGGCTTGAACCTGCATGGCGCTGGGGGACATACCGCAGCGTGGCGGTGGCCCGGAAATTCTCCCGGCGCATTTTACGATATTGAGCATTACGTACGAGCCGCGAAGCACGCCGAGCGTGGAAAGCTCGACGCGGTTTTCCTCGCCGACACGCCAGCGCTCGATCCAGCAATCGACAAACACCCGCCGCTCAACGGCATCGAGCCGACGATTACACTTGCCAGCATTGCCCGAGAAACAAAATTTGTCGGCCTGATCGGCTCGGCATCCACCACCTACAACGAGCCATATAACCTCGCGCGCCGATTCCAGTCGCTTGACGTTGTCAGTGGCGGCCGTGCGGCCTGGAACGCAGTTACGACGTCCAATGTCTATACGGCCAGGAGCTTTGGCGGCGACGAGCTGTCACGTGATGACCGCTATCGCCGCGCCGAAGAATTTGTGGAGGCGGTGCGAACCCTTTGGCATGGCTGGGGAGAAGGCGCTATTATCCTGGATCAGGCCGCGGGGCGGTTTGGTGATCCGAGCAGGCTGCGGACGACGAGGCATGCCGGCGAGTTCTTCGACATCAGCGGGCCACTGACACATCCCGGCTCAAGACAGGGGCAGCCGGTTATTTTCCAGGCCGGCGGATCGGATCAAGGGCTTCAGTTCGCGGCCCGAAGCGCCGATGCCGTGTTCTCATCGACAGGCGATTTGGAAATCGCCCTGCGCGAGGCCGATCGCCTCAGGTCGTTTGCTTCTCAACATGGACGACGGGCGCCCCTTGTGCTGCCGGGTATCGTCACGTTCGTCGGCGGAACCGAAGAGGAAGCAATCAAGCGCAAGGCGGAGCTTGACGATCTAATCAACTTTGACGTTGCCCTTGATGCGCTGGCCAGTCGTTTCGGCTTTCCTGCCGAAAGGCTGAAGATCAACGAGCCAATCGACCTCAGCTTACTGCCGGGACATGCGGACGCTGCTTTTTCCATTGGCCAGCATCGCACTGTGGAAGCTCTCGTGCGCTCCGGCAAAACAGTCCGCCAGATCATCGTAGAGGCGCCTGCTTACGGGCACCGAGTGCTGGTCGGATCGCCGGAACAGATTGCCGCATGCTTCGAAGAGTGGTTCCGGGCTGGCGCAATCGACGGGTTCAACGTCATACCTGATGTTCTGTCCGACGGTACGCCTGCGTTCGTCGATCACGTTGTTCCCGTTCTTCAGCGGCGCGGCTTGTTCCGCTCGGATTATCGCGGCGAAACGCTGCGCGAGCACCTCGGCATCCCACTGCAGGGCGAGCGCACCGACCAGGTCTCCGCCGCCTGA
- a CDS encoding ABC transporter permease, which produces MNAVKTIGHQSLWLARRLLSGLIVVWAAATFTFFVQFLMPGERAQIIFNANSGNVGEIPRDQLLAINAKYGFDQPVFVQYGKYVRDVMHGDLGQSYVQYQPVTDLIARQIGPTIALAFAAMLTAWIITITTTVLFAGRNNIWSKALGGFQVFLATLPPYWLATILLVVFAIQLRLFPVVGGNTLMGLVLPTMALALEIYGFLGQAVLSGFTRVLDQPFITSSRMRGTGDLSLRLRHALRHAALPGITLSGWIIGKLLSGAVLIEAVFGRQGLGGVLVAASSTRDVPVVSGVILVSAALFVAASLIVDLTIQLVDSRMKEA; this is translated from the coding sequence ATGAATGCGGTGAAGACGATAGGCCATCAAAGCCTTTGGCTAGCGCGCCGGCTCTTGTCCGGCCTGATCGTGGTTTGGGCCGCGGCGACATTCACCTTCTTTGTGCAGTTTCTGATGCCCGGGGAACGCGCCCAGATCATCTTCAATGCAAATAGCGGAAACGTGGGAGAGATTCCTCGGGACCAGCTACTCGCCATCAATGCCAAATATGGCTTCGATCAACCCGTCTTCGTGCAATACGGAAAGTATGTAAGGGATGTGATGCACGGAGACCTTGGGCAGTCCTACGTCCAATATCAACCTGTCACAGACCTGATTGCGCGCCAGATCGGACCAACGATTGCGCTCGCTTTTGCCGCCATGTTGACCGCCTGGATCATCACCATCACGACCACGGTTCTTTTCGCCGGGCGTAACAACATATGGTCCAAGGCGCTAGGCGGGTTTCAGGTCTTCCTGGCAACCCTGCCGCCCTATTGGCTGGCGACAATCCTGCTGGTCGTTTTCGCGATCCAGCTTCGCTTGTTTCCTGTCGTGGGCGGCAACACCCTCATGGGCCTCGTTCTGCCTACGATGGCCCTGGCCTTGGAAATCTACGGCTTCCTTGGTCAAGCGGTCTTGAGCGGATTCACGCGGGTTCTTGATCAGCCTTTCATCACCTCATCGAGAATGCGCGGCACAGGTGATCTCAGCCTCCGTCTACGTCACGCTTTGCGCCATGCGGCCTTGCCGGGGATCACCCTTTCCGGCTGGATCATAGGCAAGCTGCTGTCGGGCGCCGTATTGATTGAAGCGGTCTTCGGCCGTCAGGGGCTCGGCGGCGTCCTTGTCGCAGCATCGTCCACACGCGATGTCCCGGTCGTGTCAGGGGTGATCCTGGTTTCAGCTGCGCTGTTTGTCGCCGCCAGCTTGATCGTGGATCTCACGATACAACTCGTCGACTCGAGGATGAAAGAGGCATGA